A DNA window from Lepidochelys kempii isolate rLepKem1 chromosome 9, rLepKem1.hap2, whole genome shotgun sequence contains the following coding sequences:
- the GAL3ST2 gene encoding galactose-3-O-sulfotransferase 2, with translation MKGNVISSYRMWGFSTKHLRPSHPQTNVMFLKTHKTASSTIMNILFRFAERHNLTLALPAGQNYHLGYPHRFMAQFVEGFKTIGQSYNIMCNHMRFNLQEVRKVMPNTTTYFSILRNPVSLMESSYAYNKFFTPAFRRSKDVNAFLASPWTYYNMSECTNNIPARNYMWFDFGYDNNAMDTEDYVQSVIAEIEQAFQLMLLTDYFDESMVLLKDTLGWELDDVVYFKLNSRSQDTIKSMTPESKEKVKEWCSLDWKLYQHFNRTFWRRIQETIGLEKLDQEVNLLRMRQKELMELCLLDPVPIDKNKIKDKKLQPFQSGRANILGYNLKEDMANETLRTCLRLILPELQYMSYLYAHQFPEKRRKSTAFPLWLR, from the exons ATGAAAGGAAATGTCATCTC TTCATACAGAATGTGGGGGTTTTCCACCAAGCACCTGAGACCCAGTCACCCCCAGACGAACGTGATGTTTCTCAAGACCCACAAAACTGCCAGCAGCACCATCATGAACATCCTATTCCGGTTTGCAGAGAGGCACAATCTGACCCTAGCCCTTCCTGCTGGCCAGAACTACCACTTGGGCTATCCTCATCGCTTCATGGCCCAGTTTGTAGAGGGATTTAAAACCATCGGACAAAGTTACAACATCATGTGCAACCACATGAGGTTTAACCTCCAAGAG GTCCGAAAAGTAATGCCAAACACCACCACCTACTTTTCCATCCTGAGAAACCCAGTTTCACTGATGGAGTCCTCTTATGCCTATAATAAATTTTTTACACCAGCATTTAGAAGATCAAAGGATGTGAATGCGTTTCTGGCATCTCCATGGACATATTACAATATGAGTGAATGCACAAATAACATTCCTGCGAGGAACTACATGTGGTTTGACTTTGGCTATGACAACAACGCAATGGACACTGAGGACTACGTTCAGAGTGTCATAGCGGAGATCGAACAGGCTTTTCAGCTGATGTTGCTAACTGATTACTTTGATGAGTCCATGGTCCTGCTGAAGGACACTTTGGGCTGGGAGCTGGATGATGTGGTTTACTTCAAGCTGAATTCCCGAAGCCAGGACACTATCAAGAGCATGACCCCTGAGAGCaaggaaaaggtaaaagaatgGTGCTCATTGGACTGGAAGCTCTACCAACACTTCAACAGAACCTTCTGGAGGAGAATTCAGGAGACAATAGGGCTAGAAAAATTGGATCAGGAGGTGAATCTCCTGAGAATGAGACAAAAGGAACTTATGGAGCTGTGTCTCTTGGATCCAGTGCCGATAGATAAGAACAAGATCAAAGACAAAAAACTTCAGCCCTTCCAGTCAGGGCGTGCAAATATTCTGGGCTATAATCTTAAAGAAGACATGGCTAATGAGACTCTGAGAACCTGCCTGAGACTGATCCTGCCTGAGCTTCAGTATATGTCATATCTGTATGCTCATCAGTTTccagagaagaggaggaagagcacAGCTTTTCCCTTGTGGCTGAGATGA